The Rhinoraja longicauda isolate Sanriku21f chromosome 19, sRhiLon1.1, whole genome shotgun sequence genome includes a window with the following:
- the LOC144602956 gene encoding uncharacterized protein LOC144602956 produces MAVADLMVLIFEVILSEMACVYFPYSFLNLSHICKLRVFLNCIFVDCSVWLTVTFTFDRFVTICNQNLRAKYCTEKTAGLVIAVTCILIITQNIPVYISLVPLYIRDNVAWYCWVSSDIYTTPLWAALSLIETILTPVVPILLIILLNALTINHIIHANRVRSRLRGNNKAESGADQEVENRRKSIILLLAISGSFVLLWMVTFVCFMSVNFLDVQLLGSDYNKPFTIAEQSGYMLRALSSCTNTFIYGVSQKKFREEFKNVILRPFFFFSNSMKCF; encoded by the coding sequence ATGGCCGTAGctgatttaatggttctgatcttcgaggtaattctctcCGAGATGGCATGTGTCTATTTTCCGTATTCATTTCTCAACTTATCTCACATTTGCAAGCTGCGTGTTTTCTTGAATTGTATTTTCGTTGATTGCTCTGTGTGGCTAACGGTGACTTTCACCTTCGATCGTTTTGTAACTATTTGTAATCAGAATTTAcgagcaaaatattgcactgagaaaactgcGGGGTTGGTAATAGCAGTGACGTGTATCTTGATTATTACTCAAAATATTCCAGTATATATTTCCCTCGTTCCTCTATACATTCGTGATAACGTGGCTTGGTACTGTTGGGTTTCATCCGACATCTACACCACACCGTTATGGGCAGCACTTTCGCTGATCGAAACAATTTTAACCCCAGTTGTACCAATTTTGCTGATTATTCTCCTCAACGCACTGACAATCAATCACATTATTCACGCTAATAGAGTGAGGAGCCGTCTCCGAGGGAACAACAAGGCCGAGAGCGGCGCAGATCAAGAGGTGGAAAACAGAAGGAAGTcaatcattctattgctggccatatccggtagCTTCGTATTACTTTGGATGGTGACCTTCGTGTGTTTCATGAGTGTAAACTTCCTGGACGTTCAGCTTTTAGGGTCAGATTACAACAAACCATTTACCATTGCAGAACagtccggatatatgctgagggctctgagttcctgcaccaacacgtttatttatggggtgtcccagaaaaaattcagggaggaatttaaaaatgtgattttgcgccctttctttttcttttccaaTTCAATGAAGTGTTTTTAA